One Actinospica robiniae DSM 44927 genomic region harbors:
- a CDS encoding glycoside hydrolase family 35 protein has product MSTSGRRFAIGETDFLLDEQPWRILSGSLHYFRIHPDQWADRIAKARGMGLNTIETYVAWNAHSPRPGVFETEAGLDLGRFLDLVAEQGMNAIVRPGPYICAEWDNGGLPAWLFQRPGTGIRSSEPTYLAAVTEYYQQLAPILVPRQIDRGGPIILMQVENEYGAYGDDKAYLKALAELNREIGVTVPLITVDQPTHTMLENGSLPELHLTGSFGSRVPERLETLRKHQQTGPLMCSEFWNGWFDSWGLHHHTTPVAEIAHSLDELLARGGSVNIYMLQGGTNFGFTNGANHKGTYAPIVTSYDYDAPLDEAGNPTEKYWAMRDVISKYAPVGEPPNAEAAPRPTFSAPIEASVPLWAMLDRVGRWSTHQDPPTCDDLGHYHGFMLYRTELDYQDTSTLALAVSEVRDRAQVFLDRDPVGVLSRDHHEHVLPLPANARGTLDVLVEDLGRVDYGPRIGEPKGLIGPARVNGRPLTEWEVLPLDLDDIEPVAAALREEAAAGSAPATPLVGPAFGRAVFDLPETGDLFLDTHGWGKGVVWINGFCLGRYWSRGPQRTLYVPGPVLREHGNELVVLELHATAHGEARFVPQMDLGPLEF; this is encoded by the coding sequence ATGTCCACCTCCGGGCGCCGGTTCGCGATCGGCGAGACCGACTTCCTCCTCGACGAGCAGCCCTGGCGGATCCTGTCCGGCTCCCTGCACTACTTCCGGATCCATCCGGACCAGTGGGCCGACCGCATCGCCAAGGCCCGCGGGATGGGTCTGAACACCATCGAGACCTACGTCGCCTGGAACGCGCACAGCCCGCGCCCGGGCGTGTTCGAGACCGAAGCAGGGCTCGACCTCGGCCGATTCCTCGACCTGGTGGCCGAACAGGGCATGAATGCGATAGTACGTCCAGGTCCGTACATCTGTGCGGAGTGGGACAACGGCGGGCTGCCGGCGTGGCTGTTCCAGCGGCCCGGCACCGGAATCCGCAGCAGCGAGCCGACGTACCTGGCCGCCGTCACCGAGTACTACCAGCAGCTCGCGCCGATCCTGGTGCCGCGGCAGATCGATCGCGGCGGCCCGATCATCCTGATGCAGGTGGAGAACGAGTACGGCGCGTACGGCGACGACAAGGCCTATCTCAAGGCCCTGGCCGAGCTGAACCGGGAGATCGGCGTGACCGTGCCGCTGATCACGGTGGATCAGCCCACGCATACGATGCTGGAGAACGGCAGCCTGCCCGAACTGCACCTGACCGGCTCGTTCGGCTCCCGGGTGCCGGAGCGGCTGGAGACGCTGCGCAAGCACCAGCAGACCGGCCCGCTGATGTGCTCCGAGTTCTGGAACGGCTGGTTCGACAGCTGGGGTCTGCACCACCACACCACGCCGGTGGCTGAGATCGCGCACAGCCTGGACGAGCTGCTCGCCCGAGGCGGCTCGGTGAACATCTACATGCTCCAGGGCGGCACGAACTTCGGCTTCACCAACGGCGCCAACCACAAGGGCACCTACGCGCCGATCGTCACCAGCTACGACTACGACGCGCCGCTCGACGAGGCGGGCAACCCGACCGAGAAGTACTGGGCGATGCGCGACGTGATCTCCAAGTACGCGCCGGTGGGCGAGCCGCCGAACGCCGAAGCCGCCCCCCGCCCCACGTTCTCGGCGCCGATCGAGGCGAGCGTGCCGCTGTGGGCGATGCTCGACCGCGTCGGGCGCTGGAGTACGCATCAGGACCCGCCGACGTGCGACGATCTCGGCCACTACCACGGCTTCATGCTCTACCGCACAGAGCTCGATTATCAGGACACATCGACGCTCGCGCTGGCCGTGTCGGAAGTGCGCGACCGCGCGCAGGTCTTCCTGGACCGTGACCCCGTCGGCGTGCTCTCGCGCGACCACCACGAGCACGTGCTGCCGCTGCCGGCGAACGCACGCGGCACCCTCGACGTGCTCGTCGAGGACCTCGGCCGGGTCGACTACGGGCCGCGCATCGGCGAACCCAAGGGCCTGATAGGCCCGGCGCGGGTGAACGGCCGGCCCCTCACAGAATGGGAAGTGCTCCCGCTCGACCTCGACGACATCGAGCCGGTCGCGGCCGCCCTGCGCGAGGAGGCCGCCGCGGGCTCTGCCCCGGCCACGCCGCTCGTCGGCCCGGCGTTCGGCCGCGCCGTCTTCGACCTGCCCGAGACCGGCGACCTGTTCCTCGACACCCACGGCTGGGGCAAGGGCGTCGTCTGGATCAACGGATTCTGCCTGGGACGCTACTGGTCCCGCGGCCCGCAGCGGACGCTGTACGTGCCCGGACCGGTGCTGCGCGAGCACGGCAACGAACTCGTCGTACTCGAACTGCACGCCACCGCCCACGGCGAGGCACGCTTCGTCCCCCAGATGGACCTGGGCCCGCTCGAGTTCTGA
- the dusB gene encoding tRNA dihydrouridine synthase DusB: protein MTLATVTAPLSFGPYAVDPPVVLAPMAGITNVAFRQLCREQGAGIYVCEMITTQALVARNPKTYKMIEFSEQEKPRSLQLYGVDPATVRKAVEMVVRENLADHVDANFGCSVKKVTRRGGGSALPWKRSLFRQIVRAMVEPAREAGIPVTIKMRKGIDDDHLTYLEAGRIAQEEGVAAVSLHARTGEQRYSGEADWESIARLKQELDIPVLGNGDIWEADDALRMMRETGCDGVVIGRGCLGRPWLFRDLANAFAGSDERTMPNLGEVALVMRRHAELLCQWLQDEREGVTGFRKHVAWYLKGFPVGTELRRGMAMASSLMELDDLLGKLEQNVPFPSEVLGKPRGRTNSPARVVLPYGWLENRDDDTVPEGAELDDSGG from the coding sequence GTGACCCTCGCAACCGTGACCGCGCCGCTCAGCTTCGGGCCGTACGCCGTCGACCCTCCGGTCGTGCTGGCGCCGATGGCCGGGATCACGAACGTGGCCTTCCGCCAGCTGTGCCGGGAGCAGGGCGCGGGCATCTACGTCTGCGAGATGATCACCACGCAGGCCCTGGTCGCGCGCAACCCCAAGACGTACAAGATGATCGAGTTCAGCGAGCAGGAGAAGCCGCGCTCGCTGCAGCTCTACGGCGTGGACCCGGCCACGGTGCGCAAGGCCGTGGAGATGGTGGTGCGGGAGAACCTCGCCGACCACGTCGACGCCAACTTCGGCTGCTCGGTCAAGAAGGTCACCCGCCGCGGCGGCGGTTCGGCCCTGCCGTGGAAGCGCAGCCTGTTCCGCCAGATCGTGCGGGCCATGGTGGAGCCGGCCCGGGAGGCGGGCATCCCGGTCACGATCAAGATGCGCAAGGGCATCGACGACGACCACCTGACCTATCTCGAGGCCGGCCGGATAGCGCAGGAGGAGGGCGTGGCCGCGGTCTCGCTGCACGCCCGGACCGGCGAGCAGCGCTACTCCGGCGAGGCGGACTGGGAGTCGATCGCGCGGCTCAAGCAGGAGCTCGACATCCCGGTGCTGGGCAACGGCGACATCTGGGAGGCCGACGACGCGCTCCGGATGATGCGCGAGACCGGCTGCGACGGCGTCGTCATCGGCCGCGGCTGCCTCGGCCGGCCCTGGCTCTTCCGCGACCTGGCCAACGCCTTCGCGGGCAGCGACGAGCGCACCATGCCGAATCTCGGCGAGGTGGCGCTGGTGATGCGCCGGCACGCCGAGCTGCTCTGCCAGTGGCTGCAGGACGAGCGCGAAGGGGTCACCGGCTTCCGCAAGCACGTCGCCTGGTACCTCAAGGGTTTCCCGGTGGGCACCGAGCTGCGCCGCGGTATGGCGATGGCCTCGTCGCTGATGGAGCTCGACGACCTGCTCGGCAAGCTGGAGCAGAACGTGCCGTTCCCGAGCGAGGTGCTGGGCAAGCCGCGCGGCCGGACCAACTCGCCGGCGCGGGTCGTGCTGCCGTACGGGTGGCTGGAGAACCGCGACGACGACACCGTGCCCGAGGGCGCCGAACTCGACGACTCGGGCGGCTGA
- the ppdK gene encoding pyruvate, phosphate dikinase yields the protein MPTTAAPTPQAPKYVYDFSEGHKDLKDLLGGKGANLAEMTNLGLPVPPGFTISTDACRAYLAAGRAPDGLDAQVGDYLAALETRMGRKLGDPEDPLLVSVRSGAKFSMPGMMETVLNIGLSDASVSGLAAKAGDERFAWDSYRRLIQMFGKTVLDIDGEHFEEALEASKRAKNVATDVELDAADLSVLVDSYKAIVREQSGRDFPQDPREQMDLAIRAVFDSWNTERAMLYRRQERIPHDLGTAVNIVAMVFGNLGPASPDAISNSGTGVAFTRDPATGHSGVYGDYLPNAQGEDVVAGIRNTLSLTELENLDKTSYDELMRIMSVLESHYRDLCDIEFTIERGKLWMLQTRVGKRTAAAAFLIASNLVDEEVITPDEALDRVNGNQLAQLMFPQFDLSGTPKRIAKGMNASPGAAVGRAVFDSYTAIKWSRSGERVILIRRETNPDDLGGMIAAQGILTSRGGKTSHAAVVARGMGKTCVCGAEELDVDTKARRLTAPAGVVIEEGDLVSIDGSSGAIYAGEVPVMPSPVVEYFEGRLGPDSSHADELVRAVHRIMTWADEKRALYVRANADTPDDAARARRFGAQGIGLCRTEHMFLGERRTLVERLILAEDDSERRKVLAELLPMQRDDFVGILTAMGGLPVTVRLLDPPLHEFLPDLTELSVRVAVAEARGEEHENDLRLLQAVHKLHEANPMLGLRGVRLGLVVPGLFIMQVRAIAEAAAQVAKAGGVARVEIMVPLVGAVQELEIIRDEARSVLDEVTETTGADIRALIGTMIELPRAALTAGQIAEAAEFFSFGTNDLTQTTWGFSRDDVEAAFFSAYLDRGIFGVSPFETLDRDGVGRLVSVAAEEGRAARPGLKLGVCGEHGGDPDSVHFFHDVGLDYVSCSPFRVPVARLEAARAAVNNPRA from the coding sequence GTGCCGACGACAGCTGCGCCCACCCCTCAGGCGCCCAAGTACGTCTACGACTTCAGCGAAGGACACAAGGACCTCAAGGACCTGCTCGGCGGGAAAGGTGCGAACCTCGCCGAGATGACCAACCTCGGGCTGCCGGTGCCCCCCGGCTTCACCATCAGCACCGACGCCTGCCGGGCCTACCTGGCCGCCGGACGCGCTCCGGACGGCCTCGACGCCCAGGTCGGCGACTACCTCGCCGCCCTCGAGACCCGGATGGGCCGCAAGCTCGGCGACCCGGAGGACCCGCTGCTGGTCTCGGTGCGCTCCGGCGCGAAGTTCTCCATGCCCGGCATGATGGAGACGGTGCTCAACATCGGCCTGTCCGACGCCTCGGTCTCCGGGCTCGCCGCGAAGGCCGGGGACGAGCGGTTCGCCTGGGACTCGTACCGCCGGCTGATCCAGATGTTCGGCAAGACCGTCCTGGACATCGACGGCGAGCACTTCGAGGAGGCGCTCGAGGCCTCGAAGCGGGCCAAGAACGTCGCCACCGACGTGGAGCTCGACGCGGCCGACCTCTCGGTCTTGGTCGACTCCTATAAGGCGATCGTGCGGGAGCAGTCCGGGCGGGACTTCCCGCAGGACCCGCGCGAGCAGATGGACCTGGCGATAAGGGCCGTGTTCGACTCGTGGAACACCGAGCGGGCGATGCTCTACCGCCGCCAGGAGCGCATCCCGCACGACCTCGGCACCGCGGTGAACATCGTGGCGATGGTGTTCGGCAACCTCGGGCCCGCCAGTCCTGATGCGATTTCGAACAGTGGTACCGGCGTCGCCTTCACCCGCGATCCGGCCACCGGGCACTCCGGCGTGTACGGCGACTACCTGCCGAACGCTCAGGGCGAGGACGTGGTCGCGGGCATCCGCAACACCCTGTCTCTGACCGAGCTCGAAAATCTGGATAAGACCAGCTACGACGAGCTCATGCGGATCATGAGCGTGCTGGAAAGCCACTACCGGGATCTGTGCGATATCGAGTTCACCATCGAGCGCGGCAAGCTGTGGATGCTGCAGACGCGGGTGGGCAAGCGCACGGCGGCCGCGGCGTTCCTGATCGCCTCGAACCTCGTGGACGAGGAGGTGATCACGCCGGACGAGGCGCTCGATCGGGTCAACGGCAATCAGCTCGCGCAGCTGATGTTCCCTCAGTTCGACCTGTCGGGCACACCGAAGCGCATCGCGAAGGGCATGAACGCCTCGCCCGGTGCCGCTGTGGGCCGGGCCGTGTTCGACTCGTACACCGCGATCAAGTGGTCCCGGTCTGGTGAGCGCGTGATCCTGATCCGGCGCGAGACCAACCCGGATGACCTCGGCGGCATGATCGCAGCCCAAGGGATCCTGACCTCACGCGGCGGCAAGACCTCGCACGCCGCCGTCGTCGCGCGCGGCATGGGCAAGACCTGCGTGTGCGGCGCCGAGGAACTCGACGTCGACACCAAAGCCAGGCGGCTCACGGCCCCTGCCGGAGTGGTGATCGAGGAGGGCGATCTGGTCTCGATTGACGGCTCGTCCGGCGCGATCTACGCCGGCGAGGTGCCGGTCATGCCCTCCCCGGTCGTCGAGTACTTCGAAGGACGCCTGGGTCCGGACTCCAGCCACGCCGACGAACTCGTCCGCGCCGTGCACCGCATCATGACGTGGGCGGACGAGAAGCGCGCACTCTACGTCCGCGCCAACGCCGACACCCCCGACGACGCCGCCCGGGCCCGCCGATTCGGCGCCCAGGGCATCGGCCTGTGCCGCACCGAGCACATGTTCCTCGGCGAACGCCGGACCCTCGTCGAACGGCTCATCCTCGCCGAGGACGACTCCGAGCGGCGCAAGGTCCTCGCCGAACTCCTGCCGATGCAGCGCGACGACTTCGTCGGCATCCTCACGGCGATGGGCGGGCTGCCGGTGACGGTGCGCCTGCTCGACCCCCCGCTGCACGAGTTCCTGCCCGACCTGACCGAACTCTCCGTCCGCGTCGCCGTCGCTGAAGCACGTGGCGAGGAGCACGAGAACGACCTGCGTCTGCTCCAGGCCGTGCACAAGTTGCACGAGGCCAACCCCATGCTCGGCCTGCGCGGCGTGCGGCTCGGGCTGGTCGTGCCGGGGCTGTTCATCATGCAGGTGCGCGCCATCGCCGAGGCCGCAGCACAGGTGGCCAAGGCCGGCGGTGTCGCCCGCGTCGAGATCATGGTCCCGCTCGTCGGCGCCGTCCAGGAACTCGAGATCATCCGGGATGAGGCCCGCTCGGTACTCGACGAGGTCACCGAGACCACCGGCGCCGACATCCGCGCCCTGATCGGCACGATGATCGAACTGCCGCGCGCCGCCCTGACCGCAGGCCAGATCGCCGAAGCCGCCGAGTTCTTCTCCTTCGGCACCAACGACCTGACCCAGACCACCTGGGGCTTCTCCCGCGACGACGTCGAGGCTGCCTTCTTCTCCGCCTACCTCGACCGCGGCATCTTCGGCGTCAGCCCGTTCGAGACCCTCGACCGCGACGGCGTCGGACGGCTGGTGTCAGTGGCCGCGGAAGAGGGCCGAGCCGCACGGCCCGGCCTCAAGCTCGGCGTCTGCGGTGAACACGGCGGCGACCCCGACTCCGTCCACTTCTTCCACGACGTCGGACTCGACTACGTCTCCTGCTCCCCCTTCCGCGTCCCGGTCGCACGGCTCGAAGCAGCCCGCGCGGCCGTAAACAACCCGCGCGCGTAG
- a CDS encoding family 1 encapsulin nanocompartment shell protein, whose product MNNLHRELAPISEGAWEQIEEEARRTALRDLALRRVVDVTEAEGSPLAAVSTGHLEQIGGSAPGISAWMRESQPLVELRAPFTLTRAAIDDVERGSQDSDWQPVKDAVRDIVFAEDRALADGYPEAGITGIRRFSTHAPVDLPERIQDYPSAVAQAETKLRLAGVEGPYHLLLGADGYTALTETVDHGYPVATHVTRLIDGEIIWAPALAGGLLLSTRGGDFQLHLGQDLSIGYDSHDDNEVRLYIQETFTFTPYTAEAAVELRDRNGKTPR is encoded by the coding sequence ATGAACAACCTGCACCGTGAACTCGCCCCGATCAGCGAAGGGGCCTGGGAGCAGATCGAGGAGGAGGCCAGGCGCACCGCCCTGCGCGACCTCGCCCTGCGCCGCGTCGTCGACGTGACCGAGGCCGAAGGCTCGCCGCTCGCCGCCGTGAGCACCGGCCACCTCGAGCAGATCGGCGGGAGCGCCCCCGGCATCAGTGCCTGGATGCGCGAGTCCCAGCCGTTGGTCGAGCTCCGGGCTCCGTTCACGCTCACCCGCGCCGCGATCGACGACGTCGAACGCGGCTCCCAGGACAGCGACTGGCAACCGGTGAAGGACGCCGTGCGCGACATCGTCTTCGCCGAAGACCGCGCCCTCGCCGACGGCTATCCCGAAGCCGGCATCACCGGCATCCGCCGCTTCTCCACCCACGCCCCCGTGGACCTGCCGGAACGGATCCAGGACTACCCCTCGGCCGTCGCCCAAGCCGAGACGAAGCTGCGCCTCGCCGGCGTCGAAGGCCCCTACCACCTGCTGCTCGGCGCCGACGGGTACACCGCCCTGACCGAGACGGTCGACCACGGCTATCCCGTGGCCACCCACGTCACCCGCCTCATCGACGGCGAGATCATCTGGGCCCCCGCGCTCGCCGGCGGTCTGCTGCTCTCCACCCGCGGCGGCGACTTCCAGCTGCACCTCGGCCAGGACCTGTCGATCGGCTACGACTCGCACGACGACAACGAGGTGCGGCTCTACATCCAGGAGACGTTCACCTTCACGCCGTACACCGCCGAGGCGGCGGTCGAGCTGCGGGATCGGAACGGGAAGACGCCGCGCTGA
- a CDS encoding ABC transporter substrate-binding protein yields the protein MTATTRTRAWRRSAAALAVGVLAAGLTACSSSSSGSGGASSTGTAAANDMAAALQKKSTLTVWAWAPQDKDIAAAFEKKYPNVTINLVNAGTSTTEYTKLQNALKAGSGVPDVAQIEYYALPQFALGGSLQSLDGYGLDSLKSDYPQAVWDAIDINGSLVATPQDTGPMALFYNKKVFDKYGLTVPTTWDEYVADAVKLHAADPKEYITSDTGDPGFATSMIWQAGGKPFTASSATNVTINTQDPGTKKWAAEWDQLEEKGLLSQVAGWSSQWFTGLGNGTIASLVTGAWMPANLEGSAAAASGDWRVAPMPTYDGGTAASAENGGSADAVMKGSSNALVAAAFVQFMGTDAGEQILADSGGFPAENSILSSSSFQNQAPAYFGGQKINQVLAGAASSVLPGWSYMPFQVYANSIFPDSVGKAYSNKTDIGAALDTWYKASATYGQQQGFTVTVQ from the coding sequence ATGACAGCAACTACGCGCACCCGGGCCTGGCGCCGCTCCGCCGCCGCCCTGGCCGTCGGTGTCCTCGCCGCCGGATTGACCGCGTGCTCCAGCAGCAGCTCGGGCTCCGGCGGGGCGAGCTCGACCGGCACCGCCGCCGCGAACGACATGGCCGCCGCGCTGCAGAAGAAGTCGACGCTCACGGTGTGGGCCTGGGCGCCGCAGGACAAGGACATCGCCGCCGCGTTCGAGAAGAAGTACCCGAACGTCACGATCAACCTGGTGAACGCGGGCACCTCGACCACCGAGTACACCAAGCTGCAGAACGCGCTCAAGGCCGGCTCGGGCGTGCCCGACGTGGCCCAGATCGAGTACTACGCGCTGCCCCAGTTCGCCCTCGGCGGCTCGCTCCAGTCCCTGGACGGTTACGGGCTCGACAGCCTCAAGAGCGACTACCCGCAGGCCGTGTGGGACGCGATCGACATCAACGGCAGCCTCGTCGCGACCCCGCAGGACACCGGCCCGATGGCGCTGTTCTACAACAAGAAGGTCTTCGACAAGTACGGCCTGACCGTGCCGACCACCTGGGACGAGTACGTCGCGGACGCGGTGAAGCTGCACGCGGCGGACCCGAAGGAGTACATCACCAGCGACACCGGCGACCCCGGCTTCGCCACCAGCATGATCTGGCAGGCCGGCGGCAAGCCGTTCACCGCCAGCAGCGCCACGAACGTCACCATCAACACCCAGGACCCGGGCACCAAGAAGTGGGCGGCCGAGTGGGACCAGCTGGAGGAGAAGGGGCTGCTCTCGCAGGTGGCCGGCTGGTCCAGCCAGTGGTTCACCGGGCTGGGCAACGGCACCATAGCCTCCCTGGTGACCGGCGCGTGGATGCCGGCCAACCTCGAGGGCTCGGCGGCCGCGGCCTCCGGTGACTGGCGGGTCGCGCCGATGCCGACCTACGACGGCGGCACGGCGGCCTCGGCCGAGAACGGCGGCTCCGCCGACGCGGTGATGAAGGGTTCGAGCAACGCGCTGGTCGCGGCGGCCTTCGTCCAGTTCATGGGCACGGACGCGGGCGAGCAGATCCTGGCCGACTCCGGCGGCTTCCCGGCGGAGAACTCGATCCTGAGCTCCAGCTCGTTCCAGAACCAGGCTCCGGCCTACTTCGGCGGGCAGAAGATCAACCAGGTGCTCGCCGGGGCCGCGTCCTCGGTGCTGCCGGGTTGGAGCTACATGCCGTTCCAGGTCTACGCGAACAGCATCTTCCCCGACTCGGTCGGCAAGGCGTACTCCAACAAGACGGACATCGGCGCCGCCCTGGACACCTGGTACAAGGCGTCCGCGACGTACGGCCAGCAGCAGGGCTTCACCGTCACCGTGCAGTAG
- a CDS encoding glycoside hydrolase family 26 protein: MITVLVMAALAAGVWTYAARSEPAGPKFAPADGSVYIGVSTDIGRLGVFDETAGIGTHPAIYDQWTTPDGSVQSILTNARTKPGMTPMISWNLPLTNAAVTSGSKDSYIKAQAEAIRAYAKPVFVRLDWEMNANADWYPDWNEPAVTPVQFIASWQHVYQLFQQEGVTNAAFVWCPTLWDGPADQSPSAWYPGDQYVDWIGVDAYPQSANESFILTGPGGLNDQESFAARHAKPMMVAEWAPALPQPDTAAAVDLLFDFAAEYPKTVKALVYFDFDTNGKDYTLVDHPIGAAEFRKRVDGKAQFLMTVR, translated from the coding sequence TTGATCACCGTCCTGGTGATGGCCGCCCTGGCGGCGGGGGTCTGGACGTACGCCGCACGATCCGAGCCGGCCGGGCCGAAGTTCGCACCGGCCGACGGCAGCGTGTACATAGGGGTATCGACGGACATAGGCAGGCTCGGCGTCTTCGACGAGACCGCCGGCATCGGTACGCACCCCGCCATCTACGATCAGTGGACGACGCCCGACGGCAGCGTCCAATCGATCCTGACCAACGCACGCACCAAGCCCGGCATGACTCCGATGATCTCGTGGAATCTGCCGCTGACGAACGCGGCGGTCACCAGCGGGTCGAAGGATTCCTATATCAAAGCCCAGGCGGAAGCGATCCGCGCCTACGCCAAGCCGGTGTTCGTGCGGCTCGACTGGGAGATGAACGCCAACGCCGACTGGTACCCCGACTGGAACGAGCCGGCCGTCACCCCGGTCCAGTTCATCGCCTCCTGGCAGCACGTCTACCAGCTCTTCCAGCAAGAAGGCGTGACGAACGCGGCGTTCGTCTGGTGCCCCACGCTGTGGGACGGCCCGGCCGACCAGAGTCCCAGCGCCTGGTACCCCGGCGACCAGTACGTGGACTGGATCGGCGTCGACGCGTACCCGCAGAGCGCCAACGAGTCGTTCATCCTCACCGGCCCCGGCGGTCTGAACGACCAGGAGTCCTTCGCTGCCCGGCACGCCAAGCCGATGATGGTCGCCGAATGGGCCCCCGCGCTCCCCCAGCCCGACACCGCCGCCGCCGTCGACCTGCTGTTCGACTTCGCCGCCGAGTACCCGAAGACCGTCAAGGCCCTGGTCTACTTCGACTTCGACACGAACGGCAAGGACTACACCCTGGTCGATCACCCGATCGGCGCAGCCGAGTTCCGCAAGCGGGTGGACGGCAAAGCGCAGTTCCTGATGACGGTGCGGTGA
- a CDS encoding class I SAM-dependent methyltransferase, with amino-acid sequence MTRVGGRRQHKLFASWYPGRAEAMDRAGFADYRRRLLAGLSGRVLELGAGSGLNFAHYPAEVERVVAVEPEPALRERAVRAAEAADAPIEVVDGVAEDLSVHAGQFDAAVCSLVLCSVPDQRTALEQLATVLRPGGEIRLLEHVGASGGMLAGVQRVLDATVWPWIGAGCHCSRDVTSAVALAGLKLTAIETFRFPAGGPTLPTAPHVLLTAAPAPHLAR; translated from the coding sequence ATGACGAGGGTGGGCGGGCGCAGGCAGCACAAGTTGTTCGCAAGCTGGTATCCGGGACGGGCGGAGGCGATGGACCGTGCTGGATTCGCGGACTACCGGCGCCGGCTGCTGGCCGGGCTCTCCGGCCGGGTGCTGGAACTGGGCGCCGGAAGCGGCCTTAATTTCGCGCATTACCCGGCCGAAGTGGAGCGGGTGGTGGCTGTCGAGCCGGAGCCGGCCTTGCGCGAGCGCGCGGTGCGGGCGGCCGAGGCGGCGGACGCTCCGATCGAAGTGGTCGACGGCGTCGCCGAGGATCTGTCGGTACATGCCGGGCAATTCGACGCGGCCGTCTGTTCGCTCGTGCTGTGCTCGGTGCCGGACCAGCGGACCGCGCTGGAGCAGCTGGCGACCGTGCTGCGGCCGGGTGGCGAGATCCGGCTGCTCGAGCACGTCGGCGCGTCGGGCGGAATGCTCGCGGGCGTGCAACGCGTGCTCGACGCGACGGTCTGGCCGTGGATCGGCGCGGGCTGCCACTGCTCGCGTGACGTCACGTCGGCCGTGGCGCTGGCCGGGCTGAAACTGACCGCGATCGAGACGTTCCGCTTCCCGGCCGGCGGACCCACCCTGCCGACGGCGCCGCACGTCCTGCTCACCGCCGCCCCCGCGCCGCATCTCGCGAGGTAG
- a CDS encoding Dyp-type peroxidase produces MSEPQPVVGELTSAMVVVVATIVPGGEDAVREALADFGDLVDSAGFGYPTGDLSCVTAFGSEAWDRLFGAPKPAELHPFAALEGPRFSAPATPGDVLLHVRAENPGLCFDLARRLVDRLGSAVTIVDEAHGFRYLDRRDLLGFVDGTANPHGTQALNAALIGPGEPFEGGSYLIVQKYLHDLTAWNALSVGEQERVIGRTKLENIEIPDEQKPADSHVALTTVTDESGEEIDIMRFNMPFGELKAGEFGTYFIGYAASAAVIEQMLQAMFLGTGEAPRGDRILEFSVAVTGGLYFVPPADFLDDPPQPGATAGAAFDAPPAAEPDGSGGSLRIGSLKASTS; encoded by the coding sequence GTGAGCGAGCCGCAACCGGTCGTGGGCGAGCTCACCTCGGCCATGGTGGTCGTGGTGGCGACGATCGTCCCCGGCGGCGAGGACGCCGTGCGCGAAGCCCTCGCCGACTTCGGCGACCTGGTCGACTCAGCCGGGTTCGGCTACCCGACCGGCGACCTATCCTGCGTCACCGCGTTCGGCTCCGAGGCCTGGGACCGGCTGTTCGGAGCGCCCAAGCCGGCCGAGCTGCACCCGTTCGCGGCCCTCGAAGGCCCCCGGTTCTCCGCGCCGGCCACGCCTGGTGACGTGCTGCTGCACGTCCGCGCTGAGAACCCCGGCCTGTGCTTCGACCTCGCCCGCCGGCTGGTCGACCGGCTCGGCTCGGCCGTCACCATCGTCGACGAGGCCCACGGCTTCCGCTACCTCGACCGGCGCGACCTGCTCGGCTTCGTCGACGGCACGGCCAATCCGCACGGTACTCAAGCCCTGAACGCGGCCCTGATCGGCCCGGGCGAGCCGTTCGAGGGCGGCAGCTATCTGATCGTGCAGAAGTACCTGCACGACCTGACCGCGTGGAACGCGCTCAGCGTCGGTGAGCAGGAGCGCGTCATCGGCCGCACCAAGCTCGAGAACATCGAGATCCCGGACGAGCAGAAGCCCGCCGACTCGCACGTCGCCCTGACCACGGTGACCGACGAGAGCGGCGAAGAGATCGACATCATGCGCTTCAACATGCCGTTCGGCGAGCTGAAGGCCGGCGAGTTCGGGACCTACTTCATCGGCTACGCCGCCAGCGCGGCCGTGATCGAGCAGATGCTGCAGGCGATGTTCCTCGGCACCGGCGAAGCACCGCGCGGCGACCGGATCCTGGAGTTCTCCGTCGCCGTCACCGGCGGCCTGTACTTCGTCCCACCCGCCGACTTCCTCGACGACCCGCCACAACCCGGCGCGACGGCCGGCGCCGCGTTCGACGCGCCCCCGGCCGCGGAGCCGGACGGATCCGGCGGTTCCCTGCGTATCGGCAGCCTGAAAGCGAGCACGTCATGA